A window from Sus scrofa isolate TJ Tabasco breed Duroc chromosome 2, Sscrofa11.1, whole genome shotgun sequence encodes these proteins:
- the LOC100622639 gene encoding olfactory receptor 2T33-like — protein MENANDTTGINFILLGLFNHTQTHQFLFSIVLMTFLTSLMGNTFMILLIHVDPHLHTPMYFLLSQLSLMDMMLVLTIVPKMAVNYLMNTRSISPVGCGSQIFLLLTLGGGECFLLAVMAYDRYVAICHPLRYPILMNQKLCLHMTAGSWVLGGVDGLMQAGATLSFPYCHSREINHFFCEAPSLVRLACADTMIFEFFMYVCCILMLLIPLFLILASYSLILTAVLHMKSTATRKKAFATCSSHLAVVGLFYGTSIFIYMWPKSYHSVAYDKVVSAFYTVFTPMLNPLIYSVRNKEVDGALRK, from the coding sequence ATGGAAAATGCAAATGACACCACAGGAATAAACTTCATTCTTCTAGGGCTCTTTAACCACACACAGACCCATCAGTTCCTCTTTTCCATAGTGCTCATGACCTTTCTCACCTCCCTGATGGGCAACACCTTCATGATCTTGCTCATCCACGTGGatccccacctccacacacccatgtacttcctGCTTAGCCAGCTCTCCCTCATGGACATGATGCTGGTCCTCACTATTGTCCCCAAAATGGCAGTCAACTACCTGATGAACACCAGGTCCATTTCTCCTGTTGGCTGTGGCTCCCAGATCTTCCTGCTTCTCACTCTGGGAGGGGGTGAGTGCTTCCTCTTAGcagtcatggcctatgaccgctatgtggctaTCTGTCACCCCCTGCGATACCCAATCCTCATGAATCAGAAGCTCTGCTTGCACATGACAGCAGGCTCCTGGGTTTTGGGAGGAGTAGATGGGTTGATGCAGGCTGGTGCCACCCTGAGCTTCCCTTACTGCCACTCTCGGGAAAtcaaccacttcttctgtgagGCACCATCCCTTGTGCGCCTTGCCTGTGCAGACACGATGATTTTTGAGTTTTTCATGTATGTCTGCTGCATTCTGATGCTATTGATACCACTGTTTCTCATATTGGCCTCCTACAGTCTCATCCTGACTGCTGTGCTTCACATGAAGTCCACTGCCACCAGGAAAAAAGCCTTTGCCACCTGTTCCTCCCACCTGGCTGTCGTGGGGCTGTTCTATGGAACCAGCATATTTATCTACATGTGGCCCAAATCCTACCATTCAGTGGCCTATGACAAGGTGGTCTCTGCTTTTTATACAGTTTTCACACCTATGTTGAACCCCCTTATATATAGTGTGAGGAATAAAGAAGTCGATGGGGCTTTGAGAAAGTGA